Genomic segment of Salvia splendens isolate huo1 chromosome 12, SspV2, whole genome shotgun sequence:
tgaagAAAGTATTCCCTGcatgttttaattaaaataaatgaacttACGCATAAAAGATTTAGCAGTAGAGGAAATAACAATGGAGGTGCAAAAGCTGCGCGCAGCTTGAAGATGAATCATGGGGCAGAGTTCCGAACGCCGTGGGGTCGGGGGCCGTTGGGAGGAGTATTCCGGCAGTTCACCAGGGatggcggtggggtcggccgaccccactcgACCCCACCTCCATCCGCCACTGCTCCTTAGCTCACCGATTTGAATGGTTTGTGGTGGTGAAGGAGGGTGAGGCTGAGGCTATACTCTATATATAATGGTGTGTAACTGAAATCCTGTATGTGGGGTCTGTGAGGTACGAGCTGCCAAATGCAGTCTTGCAGGGAGTCTGTTGCTGCCGGATGGTACCGGCTGGCCTTGTTTTCTTTTAGCCAAGCTCTTCATTTTCCTTTGTGAAAGGTAAATGTTTTTCCTTTCCCTCCTTGGTACAAGCTGTTAACTCTCTTTTTCCCTATGCATTTTTAGTCTAACGGTTTGTATTTGGCAGTGACAAGAGGCTGGTCTCCTCATCTTGCGGCCACCTCGTCCGTTCGGCCCAACGGGTCGTCGAAGAATCTGGCCGATCCCGTGCTAAGGAGGGGCCCGAAGCTAGTTTTTCTTTCCTCCATAAAGTAGAGTAGTTCTATTGTaatttcttcttcaacatgTAATAGCTAGTTGGTGTGTGTtacatttttttcctttattttcatCGTCGATATTTGTAATCCACGACTTAGCTATTAGCTCTAGatgttgtgttttgtttactCAAGAAATAAACGAAAACTCTCTCGTCTTTCCTCTTTAAAattctagtatttatttcatattttccaGAACTCAGCTCgcggctattacattctacccccttaacaaaaatttcatcccgaaatttttTCTTTGTCAGGCAAAAAGTTttgggtacttttctttcatcttgtcctcaagctctCACGTGGCTTCCTCGCGGCCGTGGTGCTTCCAtaggactttcactgttacaatagctttatttctcatttcttttacttttcaaTCTAAAATTGCTTCTGGtttttcttcatagctcaaatctggttctaacaccatttgctcttggtgtactatgtgtttggggtcgaacacataTTTCCTCAACTGTGACACGTGGAACACATTGAGCACGTTTCCAAAGCTCGGTGGAAGTGCTAATTTGTACGCTACTGGGCCGATTGTTTCTAGGATTTCATAGGGCCCGATGAAACGCGGTCTTAGCTTACCCTTAACGCCAAATCtagttatccctttcgacggagatactttcaaaaaAACTTTATCTCCAACCTTGAACTGTAGGTCGCTTCTGCGAGCATATGAGTAAGATTtttgtctatcttgagcttctttgatcctctCTCGGATCTATcagacaatttctatcattttctctaccgagtctggtccgagaattcttctctcaccgacttcatcccagtaaagcggtgatctacacttctttccataaaGTGCTTCgtatggggccatatttatagttgtctggtaactgttgttgtaggcaaactctATAAGTGGCAGTACTGGCTCCCAGTTTGCcccacggtcgagcactacggctCTCAACGTATCCTCTAATGTCTGAATTGTCCTTTCAGACTGTCCATCCGTATGTGGATGGAATGttgtgctgaaattcagctgaATGCCCAGTTCTCGCTgcaggcttatccaaaatctagaagtaaatttcgAATCTCGATCCGAAGTGATCGTTACTGGTACGCCATGTAAGCGTATGATCTCTTGCACATAGATCTGAGCCAACTTGTCGGATCCATATGTGATTCGGATTGGTATAAATtagcacttttggtgaggcgatctaaaTCACCCAGATGGCAGTATTTCCTCGTTGggattttggcaatcctgtcacaaaatccattgcaatgtgctcccatttccattctggaatctcgagaggtTGCAgtttcccatagggtcgttgatgtaaggccttcacttgctggcaagccAGACACCTTTCTACAAACGACGCTATGCTTCTGTTCATGCCATCCCGCCAGAATTGCTTTCTCATATCTTGGTACATttttgtacttccaggatgagcaGTGTAGGGCGTCTcttgagcttcactcatgatctcgttccTAAGTGCCTCATCATTGGGTACGCACAGTCTCCCTTCGAAAGTGAGAGCGTTATCCGCCTCCTCGCGGTAACTGTCCCCTTTTCCGGTCCTCACTTTTAGGAGAAATTTTTCTAACGCCTCATCGCGTCTCTGGGCGTCGATGATCAtggctcttaaatctggttctatgattggaaggacttggaaagagacgaaaacgcgattagaatgcggatcaagttatatggaatgataaccgaaccggtcggatcagttagcaaatgccgttgccacttaatcaatgcagtcttgctctcgctctttcttcctaaccaaagtaatttgtaaactctcaattttgcacaactttaacagtaaagcggcaagttcggggtcgatcccaaagagaagttggtgtgttcagtgtgtgagtagtgaacagggggcgttggctgctgccacgctttaacttgagagtttttaactactgtttttactctaggcagaattaaactagctagcttgatcaacggagatttaactactgggtcaagtaaattgcaggtaacagcggaaaagtaaatgcgaggatgaaaacgaaataactttgattaaactaaactcAGAGCAATACAACgttaaattaaaactaagctaatacttcggaaaataagaaagccagtaaaaccgagaagaatctcggcgggtaatttatgaatacgccgacagaaaacgagtattctgcagcgcttctttaattcccctttctaactacgcattactttatctaagctaagctattatagagaactggactaagctaaactaagctaaactagacggaaagtaaagaaTCTCCTCcttcttgtgatggcacaccctctatttataagctcgattcggcctccagctggataacgatgctgacagggaatattcgctcatgcatagaatgagcgactcattgattgctacgtgcctttcttctagaatgacgacgcttttgagtaacagattcatgactcaggtCCGTCCTTGagtctcataagctagcacgtgtccccttctagaacgttgtccttgataacagaatggtgcgccacatccagctcatttcctcacgtgttcttcttctagaagccagcggtccccgtctaactgcttgatcactccccttgatcaactcccccgattcttgaccttttatcgccttttgtacttgcttgatcaatttggccatgctgccttggtcaagcggcattcctgcatatttaacacttgttttgcgcgataaaccgatcaagcagcgtacattttacccttaaaccgatgtatgaaatgagccttatcaaactgctcacacttaaaacatacttgtcctcaagtataaagaaaaaaagaaaagaaaaaagataaggcaaatttcaagcatggtttacttatttctcaggtaaaagaaaaaatgaaaacaagacTTCAAGATaaaaaaacacgtattcacatgtatgcattagaccgaataattttccaacaatcatacccgaggtcgaggtcaatccatttgccagtagcttgtgttccttctctttcgctATTGCTTGATCAAgatgtcagcttgtcaagattgctcaatttaaaaaccactgttggattcactcagtcactcatttctcaccagagatgttaggacttgttcactcggtgttgccataaatttaatactttgaatcggactgcacaagatagttccttaaggtctttgttttgggttgtaacggggctcaagggtagtaacgtattagggtagggtcctaggggttctaagtttaaaataaaatttgtaaattaaaaagaaaaatcacatgagtcaaaaagccaaagatttgactaaactcgctggatCAGATTTGGGATATCTATTTCTTCCTCTGCTTGATGCTCCTTCTTGGTCaaatttcgacctttagccttataacttcCGGCTTATTTCCTGACTTTTGATATTCTGAGacaggttacaactatttcctgccctctttttctcaaaccttttcttcatttctttttatatgatcaacccgattgtctaacttgattaACCCGGCTACCCTTCATTTTGACCATTCTATCgctatccccttttgtttccATTGACAAAATTCATCTCTTTGAccctctttcctcatgtgatatgaaactttgaatttggttttaaggcttcaaggaatgggtaagagtgtatgggctcaacgtggttaactaaggggtgccttgattagtgaggcgggtttgtggaacgaaggaagaaaatAGCTCAAAAAGGCTATGTCctagtgcctttagtccttactacttgtgcaattgtcatctcaatattaaaagtcagcctctcgtaaagtttccttttgtaaaaatagtagaaagtgttctacttttggcttataactcacatatagagagacTTCACAGTTgatttagaaattgagcgtttccatcatacttgcgtcgttcaaattggtcaagtttttgcaatcaagtttttacacgtgagcatactgaatcctttttctaactcttccaaaaactaatcaagtcttccaattatccaatttcatgGATATTGTctattttattactaactggaatttgttatttttattaaaatttttagcatgtatgattctactataactaacccgtcccccttccccactgcatatgaactcgtcctcgaggggcttgatgcagtggaaaaaaacaataacaaacaagggaaacttctcacacttagaccagacactgggctaagtgtgagaagtgccAGCTATCAACACATGCtaacaaatatagaaaaatataaCACATAGGCAAAACAGACAACAatttccataaacttctcacacttagtccatacacatgactaagtgtgagaatggAGTCAAAACACAgtttacacaaagaaacagAGTTAAGAGTGATACTACTGCCTTCTAGATGGTTGAATCAGAGGATGTTGCATGCGTTCCTAATAGCCTCCATTTCACatgccttccttattgccttcatttcacaggccttccttattgccttcATGGCGTTTGTGCTCATCGGAGCTCCTTCTCCttgatatttttattctttttctccttcgcTGGGAGAAGCATGCTGGCAGCGTTAGTAAGCCCCATACCTTGGTTGGTATGGTTGCCCTTCTTGGGAGGAGGAAGGATACTTTCTTCCTCGTTCCTCTTGCTCTCTTCCTCTGCTCTCACCTGGCTGCCCTCCGTAGTCTTGCTTGCTTCTACGGCTGCCCTGGTCCCTTGGTGCGCTTGTCTCTTCTCATCCACTTGCTGCcttgaaccctcagcttcaagaagCAGTTGGTCCATCGTTCGGCGGCGCGTTCTTTTCGGGATGGAGTCATCCTCCTCTGCGGGTGGTGGCGAAGCGGGGTCCTTAGACCGAGAAATTCCTAGGCGAGCTTTGAGGGTGGTGTAAACCTCCACGGGGTCAGCGCCGGTGAGAAATTTTCTGAGTACGGAGTCCATACGCCTTATGGCAGTCGGGTCCACATATTGGAGTGGGCCGATGAATCTATGAGGTAATAATGGGGTTCTGGTGGTTGGTGGGTTGGGTGGTGACAAGGATCTCTGATTATCACTGTTGATACCGGCTCCTGAAGAAAATGAGGAAGTATTGGGAGTCTCGAGTTgattgccctgcatttctttctgATTATGATTTCGGGTGATTTGAACTTGGAGAGAATTAGATGAGGATAGCACAAAGGTTCTGAAGGTATTTGATGGAAAGTGAGATCCCAAAATACCCTTTTTGTACTGCAACCCCGACTGTTGAGATTCTTGCCAATTTGAGATCTCTGCGTTTGTTTAGACTTGTGCGACTCTTCACGTGCAGGCGCACCTTTTTAGAGTGCCAGGTGGCAaagcttctccgatacgcttcctccttctctccaAGACGTCTCTTCATTGTGACTGTTGGCGCCCCCTGACACCTCTCTAATTACTGCACACGTCTTATCATCACCTGCCTTTGTCAACTCAGTCACTGTACTACCGATCAAATTCGATTTGCACTGATCACGTGGACCATTAAATCCAGATGACGACCCacataattccacttgatcagtttctttcctccacttccgacttttaatattctaagaaataaaaatagcacattaaaactatttacactaataaGGATTTGACCGGGTTCCCATGGGAtgttacttgatcagtttaatagatttGGAATTtgtcgcttgatcaagcagacttcccatgagtacccgatcactccttctaCCTGTTCATTGGTGCGAGCTAGGCATTAGTAGTGGAATGTCGCCCACTACAAACGCCTCCATTCCGTCCCTTCCTGTCAACTCGCTTGCTACCAAGTAGGCGGCCATATCTGCAAACACTGCCCTTTTCTGTGCGTGTTGTCCCCAGCTTCTCTGTTTGCTTTGATCAATTTTCCCTTCCTGGCAGATCCGCTGTTCTTCAGATAGTGACTTGATTAGATGCATGTGCCCTTCAGAGAAATCGGCTGGAATGGTTTCCTTGTTTCCTTCTCGCAGAATTCGGCGCAGGTGATTCACCTCTCTGTCCTCACATCTTTTCTTATCCACTACTTCCCATTCAAACTCCTGTATAAGAAATAACCACATGTGCAAACGTGGGTTTGATCCCCTTTTCGCCAAGAGGTACTCGACGGCCGCCTGGTTTGTATACACTATTACCCTGGAACCAAGTAGGTATCGTCCAAACTTTCCAAATGCAAAGACTACTGATAGCACTTCCTTTTCGGTCGCATCATAGTTCCTTTGTCCCCGATTCAATGTTTCTGACACGTAGAGGGAAATGTAACTCTCCCCTTGGATTTTCTGACTTAATACTGCCCTTACAGCATGATTgctagcatcgcacatcacctcaaaggggtgattccagcCGGGGGCAcgtatttttggaaagtttatCAATCGGTCATTTGGGAACGCAGCCTTGCAGCCATCAGAGAACTCAAACTTCATGTTATTCGGAAAAAGTTTCGTCAGGGGCTGGGCACTTTTTGCGAAAACCATGATGAATCTTTTATGGATCCTGGCGCGTCCTAAAAAGATTCTGACCTCCTCCTGGTCGGTAGAGTATGGGAGTTTCACTGCCTGCGTGTGCATTGCTTCGATTGTTCGAGGGTCTGCCAGTTCGAATTCCGCCCTTTGGGTGTCAGTTTTTGTTGACATTGGAAGAGTAACTCTTCCTCCCCCACCATGAACTCTTCGAATCTCAGGGTGGGTCTAATTCTGCATTGTCGATTAAAGTGGGGCGTCCCTCTCTTTTTTATCATGGGATGCATATACAGCTCCGGGTGAGTTTCTATCAAGGCATGAGTTTTCCACTTGACTACCCCATGAACCGGCCTCAGTTTTTTCTTCGATCTCCCTTCCTGTTCCTGCAGATTTAGGTTGACTGGTTTGTTATTGGCCTGGTTGGTAaggttcttgagagtcatcggCGATGTTGGTGCGGAGATTAGTTGCCTTGTAGGCGAGGGATCTTCCTTCAGCATTCCTTTCAATGGGGTAGCTTGGTGGTTTCTCGACCCTTCTTAGTTGGGTAACCTCTTTTGACTCGGTTGGTTGTGACGGTTGGCAAAATTTCATAATTGCCCTTCTAATGGCTTTATCGTCCATTTCTCTAGTCATCATCGTATCAAACCATTCTGCTGCCTCTCTCTTGAGCTGTTCACCTTCAGTGGAACCAGAAGGTGGTTCTTTGAAGGATTTCTTTTCCGGATACTTTTGTTTCCGAGGGTTGATAGCGTCTACTGCTTGAATGCTCTCGCTGTCCTGTGGCTTCTAGActtgcccacggttcgaaaaccggcggttccgattcggaactgccggtttcggttttggcggaagcggaaccggaaccggaccgtgaggctatttcacggttccggttccggttcgaaaaccgggcggttccggttccggttcggaaccgccggttttccggcggttttggcggttccggtttttgaaccggcggtttcgccggttcaattatttatttatttattttttaaatttgaaatttggctttatacaacaaatcggaacaagacaatgcataattcaagcacaaataagacgaataaggagaaaatgaaataaattttattgattttgagttgtaacggacaacgatacattacaatttacaatacataagtatacaatacaacaacatacaacaatgtaatataatttacaagtgtcgtcggctcgtcgcctcgtcggactcggaaggtaaattaaaaaaaaatgaaatgggggggggggggaaaaaggaaaaattgaaaagggcttgagatcaacttaaactttcaaagttaaacttttcaaatttaagttgagttgcctacgtatccacaattttattgaggaatcaaagcccacgtagttctcttaccttgggatcaacccttttttcttgcaaaatgttgcccattttctaagcaaacacatatcagcacgctatatacacattgctgcatttctaataggggcaatttgatcttccaaagcaatcaatgcatctcgaacacacatagtcagaatattattcaagcatctagcatggaaaaaattagtactaatagatagtttgttctgattttttccatgctagatgcttgaataatgttctgactatgtgtgttcgagatgcattgattgctttggaacatcaaattgcccctattagaaatgcagcaatgtgtatcagtgtatatagcgtgctgatatgtgtttgcttagaaaatgggcaacattttgcaagaaaaaaaggttgattccgagaaaaaatttcatagatcattcaggatgcggctaagttgtacttgaagatcattaaaatatattccccatttgataaatatcaaatgcggaatatattttaatgatcttcaagtacaacttagccgcatcctgaatgatctatgaaataggggggaaaaaaaaaatttgaaaagggcttgagctcaacttaaactttcgaagttaaacttttcaaatttaagttgaggtgcctacgtatccacaattttattgaggaatcaaagcccacgtagttctcttaccttgcttacctttttggtcggcagtgctcgccgttcaccgcccccgtcgactcattgctaatgttgagtgctatcgcttctgacctcgtcatcgccatcggaagaaaattcttcaccatcactctctacacggaagtcgaaatccggctcttgtgctctcatgtccgcctttgcccaatcgtcaagtaacatagtggcttccatgttcttggcggagagattgctccttttgtcgtctaggacacaaccgccgacactaaaagcttgttcaacggcgacggtggaagcgggaacggcgaatatctccttagccatgatggagagtatcggaaactctttgtcatgtgttccccaccaattaaggacgtcaatttgttgagtaggaggacctgcatcttgaaaaatagagcgcgattccaaatatatatctaattcactagtcgctctagtcctattggttgtagtaccgtatagatcttgcaattgtgatactacgtcgggatcgatcatgacattggaaaaatcccctccaccaaaatcaaatgtagaaggactaggaggagcacgtacctggtgagcggtgttataccgcatttcatatttcgcgtagagagaacgaagtgcactatctaacctatgtttgatttcatcaacatccggaatacttagttcgaagcattctcctcttgtcaagcccatttcgcggagttgagaaaaatccaaagcgtgcaaacaaccatagtacatgtctaaaattttataaacaccatgcaacttccactttggatccaagcattttgcaatcaaaaacacatttggaatacgtgaaaaatattttaaccatttttcaaccatgtaaaacaaaatagccttcaactcaacgaattgagtatttttcacacaagttttaaaaccaattgccacatacatgcaatgctccaaaacgcgcacagaagtaggataataaacaccggataactcaacagtggcatttttgaaagcgcggaataatcgaaataaatccatgctgtggtcccaacaagcgggtatcaaaatcaaatcagaaggaacatgaggacaacttctaaaaaaatcacataaatactcaatgtggttcaaagtcgactccaacatatcatatgtcgagttccaccgagttgaaacatccaaacgaaagttggtgtacctgcattgcttaccatgacaatatctcttccaagctctaccaataggagctttgttatgaatcaactacacagcagttctaataggatcaacatacttttgccacaaatcgatggcatcttgaacacacaaattcaaaatatgggcaatacatcgcacatggaaatatttaccatcaataacaggagaacatgcactgattaaatcatctatgctagcagtgttagcgctagcattgtcaaaaccaatagaaaaaattttattgatcaattgaaattcattcaaaacttgaatgatcaattgagcaattgcttgtgcagtgtgtggtgcgggaaattcccgaaatgcaatcaaacgtttgtttaaagtccaactgtgatcaacgaaatgcaccgtgatgcccatatacgaatttttacaaaaacaatcagtccacacatcagaacaaatagaaactttatgccctaagttaataataaacatacctaattgcgccttcttttccatgcattgtcgaacaacggctcgcgtcattgaagttcgactcaattttcttgcagcggcattatatacttgccacatactcgactcaaaagcatcgttatcaaaagcattgaatggaaaatgtttcataacggcaaatctagacatcacattaagagcatttttgtgatcatatttcaaaagagtattgctacacatacctgatgtttgggatgaacccgtcgtTCCACttccgactccatgttgaaagttgagttgagtttgggttggagcgataccaaactcgaccggatgcgctttctccaggtgacgggtaaatgtaccgtaccctccaccctttcggaatgtgtatacgttttcgcaatagttgcaatacacattataagtgtttggatcgttactatcttgtaccctcttgaaatgtttcacgaagatgtttgaggttaaagacctttcagctggtctaggaggttgaggaggttgtccacgtccacgaccacgaccacgccgactccttggtggtggtgggggtggcatttcttgaacctcttctacctcctccccctcctcctcgtcgtcatcatcatcatcgtcttcatctacattcacaggggttggactttgttgggaataggcaccgcgaccgggagcaccactaccggtaccaacataagcatcgccttggtattgagagcgagagagagcaatagcatgtgccacatcttgctcttctcgagcctacaaaataatatttgtattgtaaatacaaaataaaattatgaacaat
This window contains:
- the LOC121757545 gene encoding uncharacterized protein LOC121757545, whose amino-acid sequence is MVFAKSAQPLTKLFPNNMKFEFSDGCKAAFPNDRLINFPKIRAPGWNHPFEVMCDASNHAVRAVLSQKIQGESYISLYVSETLNRGQRNYDATEKEVLSVVFAFGKFGRYLLGSREFEWEVVDKKRCEDREVNHLRRILREGNKETIPADFSEGHMHLIKSLSEEQRICQEGKIDQSKQRSWGQHAQKRAVFADMAAYLVASELTGRDGMEAFVVGDIPLLMPSSHQ